The following proteins are encoded in a genomic region of Hoeflea phototrophica DFL-43:
- a CDS encoding TRAP transporter small permease, which yields MFESINIFMRRLAALLAILGGLALIAVMLTTVASVSGRALIPIGLGPIRGDFELVELGIGFAVFAFLPWVQINRQHASVEILTMHLGPRANRIIDLVADGLMAMVAILLAWKHWQGTLDKLAYGETTFIIQYPVWWAYASGLVGASGFVLISIWCVFLSLRALSNGQDQAHEGVMH from the coding sequence GTGTTTGAATCCATCAATATCTTCATGCGGCGCTTGGCAGCCCTGCTTGCCATTCTTGGAGGGCTGGCGCTGATTGCCGTGATGCTGACCACCGTGGCGTCAGTATCGGGGCGCGCGCTCATTCCAATCGGGCTGGGTCCGATTCGCGGTGATTTCGAACTGGTGGAACTGGGAATCGGATTTGCCGTGTTCGCCTTTCTGCCCTGGGTCCAGATCAACCGCCAGCATGCTTCCGTTGAAATCCTGACGATGCATCTTGGACCCCGCGCCAATCGGATCATTGATCTTGTGGCGGACGGTCTGATGGCAATGGTCGCAATTCTGCTCGCCTGGAAACACTGGCAGGGCACACTCGACAAACTCGCCTATGGCGAGACCACCTTTATCATTCAGTATCCGGTTTGGTGGGCTTATGCTTCGGGCCTGGTTGGTGCCTCCGGCTTCGTGCTGATCAGCATCTGGTGCGTGTTCCTGAGTTTGCGGGCACTTTCAAATGGACAGGATCAGGCCCACGAGGGGGTCATGCATTGA